One genomic region from Eptesicus fuscus isolate TK198812 chromosome 4, DD_ASM_mEF_20220401, whole genome shotgun sequence encodes:
- the EEF2KMT gene encoding protein-lysine N-methyltransferase EEF2KMT isoform X3, with translation MAPEESVEASRLLQSFERRFLAARALRSFPWQSLEEKLRDSGSELLLDILQKTVKHPLCVKHPPSVKYVRCFLSELIRKHEAAHEEPLDELYEALAEILTAEEPTQCHRSYLLPSGDSVTLSESSAIISHGTTGLVTWNAALYLAEWAIENPAAFTHRTVLELGSGAGLTGLAICKMCHPRAYVFSDCHSLVLEQLRGNILLNGLLLESDATAPAQHPGHNTHNAESPRVTVAQLDWDIVTAPQLAAFQPDVVIAAGKAGISWEAAPRHNQKLFPYEEHSEMEILKLML, from the exons ATGGCGCCGGAGGAGAGCGTGGAAGCCTCGCGCCTGCTGCAGAGTTTCGAGCGCCGCTTCCTGGCGGCCCGCGCGCTtcgctccttcccctggcag AGCCTAGAAGAGAAATTAAGGGACTCCGGTTCTGAGCTGCTGCTGGATATTTTGCAGAAG ACCGTGAAACATCCTCTGTGCGTGAAGCATCCACCGTCTGTGAAGTATGTCCGGTGCTTTCTCTCAGAGCTCATCAGAAAG CACGAAGCTGCTCATGAAGAGCCTTTGGACGAGCTGTACGAGGCGTTGGCAGAGATCCTGACAGCCGAGGAGCCCACTCAGTGCCACAGGAGCTATCTGTTG CCTTCCGGGGACTCAGTCACACTCTCTGAGAGCTCAGCCATCATTTCCCATGgcaccaccggcctggtcacGTGGAATGCCGCACTCTACCTTGCAGAATGGGCCATAGAGAACCCAGCGGCTTTCACTCACAG GACTGTCTTAGAGCTCGGCAGTGGAGCCGGTCTCACAGGCCTGGCCATTTGCAAGATGTGCCATCCTAGAGCATATGTCTTCAGCGACTGTCACAGCCTTGTCCTCGAGCAGCTCCGAGGGAACATCCTTCTAAATGGCCTCCTGTTAGAGTCAGATGCCACCGCCCCTGCGCAGCACCCAGGACACAACACCCACAACGCAGAGAGCCCCAGGGTGACGGTGGCACAGCTGGACTGGGACATCGTGACGGCCCCTCAGCTCGCTGCCTTCCAGCCAGACGTCGTCATCGCAGCAG GCAAGGCTGGGATCTCATGGGAAGCGGCGCCTCGTCACAACCAGAAGCTATTTCCCTACGAAGAGCACTCAGAGATGGAAATTCTGAAACTCATGCTGTAG
- the EEF2KMT gene encoding protein-lysine N-methyltransferase EEF2KMT isoform X5 — MAPEESVEASRLLQSFERRFLAARALRSFPWQSLEEKLRDSGSELLLDILQKPSGDSVTLSESSAIISHGTTGLVTWNAALYLAEWAIENPAAFTHRTVLELGSGAGLTGLAICKMCHPRAYVFSDCHSLVLEQLRGNILLNGLLLESDATAPAQHPGHNTHNAESPRVTVAQLDWDIVTAPQLAAFQPDVVIAADVLYCPETVLSLVRVLQTLSACQKDRQAPDAYIAFTVRNPETCWLFTTELGKAGISWEAAPRHNQKLFPYEEHSEMEILKLML; from the exons ATGGCGCCGGAGGAGAGCGTGGAAGCCTCGCGCCTGCTGCAGAGTTTCGAGCGCCGCTTCCTGGCGGCCCGCGCGCTtcgctccttcccctggcag AGCCTAGAAGAGAAATTAAGGGACTCCGGTTCTGAGCTGCTGCTGGATATTTTGCAGAAG CCTTCCGGGGACTCAGTCACACTCTCTGAGAGCTCAGCCATCATTTCCCATGgcaccaccggcctggtcacGTGGAATGCCGCACTCTACCTTGCAGAATGGGCCATAGAGAACCCAGCGGCTTTCACTCACAG GACTGTCTTAGAGCTCGGCAGTGGAGCCGGTCTCACAGGCCTGGCCATTTGCAAGATGTGCCATCCTAGAGCATATGTCTTCAGCGACTGTCACAGCCTTGTCCTCGAGCAGCTCCGAGGGAACATCCTTCTAAATGGCCTCCTGTTAGAGTCAGATGCCACCGCCCCTGCGCAGCACCCAGGACACAACACCCACAACGCAGAGAGCCCCAGGGTGACGGTGGCACAGCTGGACTGGGACATCGTGACGGCCCCTCAGCTCGCTGCCTTCCAGCCAGACGTCGTCATCGCAGCAG ATGTGCTGTACTGCCCAGAAACTGTCCTCTCACTGGTCAGGGTCCTGCAGACACTCTCTGCTTGCCAGAAGGACAGGCAGGCTCCTGACGCCTACATTGCCTTCACCGTCCGCAACCCAGAGACATGCTGGCTGTTCACCACTGAGCTAG GCAAGGCTGGGATCTCATGGGAAGCGGCGCCTCGTCACAACCAGAAGCTATTTCCCTACGAAGAGCACTCAGAGATGGAAATTCTGAAACTCATGCTGTAG
- the EEF2KMT gene encoding protein-lysine N-methyltransferase EEF2KMT isoform X1, whose amino-acid sequence MAPEESVEASRLLQSFERRFLAARALRSFPWQSLEEKLRDSGSELLLDILQKTVKHPLCVKHPPSVKYVRCFLSELIRKHEAAHEEPLDELYEALAEILTAEEPTQCHRSYLLPSGDSVTLSESSAIISHGTTGLVTWNAALYLAEWAIENPAAFTHRTVLELGSGAGLTGLAICKMCHPRAYVFSDCHSLVLEQLRGNILLNGLLLESDATAPAQHPGHNTHNAESPRVTVAQLDWDIVTAPQLAAFQPDVVIAADVLYCPETVLSLVRVLQTLSACQKDRQAPDAYIAFTVRNPETCWLFTTELGKAGISWEAAPRHNQKLFPYEEHSEMEILKLML is encoded by the exons ATGGCGCCGGAGGAGAGCGTGGAAGCCTCGCGCCTGCTGCAGAGTTTCGAGCGCCGCTTCCTGGCGGCCCGCGCGCTtcgctccttcccctggcag AGCCTAGAAGAGAAATTAAGGGACTCCGGTTCTGAGCTGCTGCTGGATATTTTGCAGAAG ACCGTGAAACATCCTCTGTGCGTGAAGCATCCACCGTCTGTGAAGTATGTCCGGTGCTTTCTCTCAGAGCTCATCAGAAAG CACGAAGCTGCTCATGAAGAGCCTTTGGACGAGCTGTACGAGGCGTTGGCAGAGATCCTGACAGCCGAGGAGCCCACTCAGTGCCACAGGAGCTATCTGTTG CCTTCCGGGGACTCAGTCACACTCTCTGAGAGCTCAGCCATCATTTCCCATGgcaccaccggcctggtcacGTGGAATGCCGCACTCTACCTTGCAGAATGGGCCATAGAGAACCCAGCGGCTTTCACTCACAG GACTGTCTTAGAGCTCGGCAGTGGAGCCGGTCTCACAGGCCTGGCCATTTGCAAGATGTGCCATCCTAGAGCATATGTCTTCAGCGACTGTCACAGCCTTGTCCTCGAGCAGCTCCGAGGGAACATCCTTCTAAATGGCCTCCTGTTAGAGTCAGATGCCACCGCCCCTGCGCAGCACCCAGGACACAACACCCACAACGCAGAGAGCCCCAGGGTGACGGTGGCACAGCTGGACTGGGACATCGTGACGGCCCCTCAGCTCGCTGCCTTCCAGCCAGACGTCGTCATCGCAGCAG ATGTGCTGTACTGCCCAGAAACTGTCCTCTCACTGGTCAGGGTCCTGCAGACACTCTCTGCTTGCCAGAAGGACAGGCAGGCTCCTGACGCCTACATTGCCTTCACCGTCCGCAACCCAGAGACATGCTGGCTGTTCACCACTGAGCTAG GCAAGGCTGGGATCTCATGGGAAGCGGCGCCTCGTCACAACCAGAAGCTATTTCCCTACGAAGAGCACTCAGAGATGGAAATTCTGAAACTCATGCTGTAG
- the EEF2KMT gene encoding protein-lysine N-methyltransferase EEF2KMT isoform X2 has protein sequence MAPEESVEASRLLQSFERRFLAARALRSFPWQSLEEKLRDSGSELLLDILQKTVKHPLCVKHPPSVKYVRCFLSELIRKPSGDSVTLSESSAIISHGTTGLVTWNAALYLAEWAIENPAAFTHRTVLELGSGAGLTGLAICKMCHPRAYVFSDCHSLVLEQLRGNILLNGLLLESDATAPAQHPGHNTHNAESPRVTVAQLDWDIVTAPQLAAFQPDVVIAADVLYCPETVLSLVRVLQTLSACQKDRQAPDAYIAFTVRNPETCWLFTTELGKAGISWEAAPRHNQKLFPYEEHSEMEILKLML, from the exons ATGGCGCCGGAGGAGAGCGTGGAAGCCTCGCGCCTGCTGCAGAGTTTCGAGCGCCGCTTCCTGGCGGCCCGCGCGCTtcgctccttcccctggcag AGCCTAGAAGAGAAATTAAGGGACTCCGGTTCTGAGCTGCTGCTGGATATTTTGCAGAAG ACCGTGAAACATCCTCTGTGCGTGAAGCATCCACCGTCTGTGAAGTATGTCCGGTGCTTTCTCTCAGAGCTCATCAGAAAG CCTTCCGGGGACTCAGTCACACTCTCTGAGAGCTCAGCCATCATTTCCCATGgcaccaccggcctggtcacGTGGAATGCCGCACTCTACCTTGCAGAATGGGCCATAGAGAACCCAGCGGCTTTCACTCACAG GACTGTCTTAGAGCTCGGCAGTGGAGCCGGTCTCACAGGCCTGGCCATTTGCAAGATGTGCCATCCTAGAGCATATGTCTTCAGCGACTGTCACAGCCTTGTCCTCGAGCAGCTCCGAGGGAACATCCTTCTAAATGGCCTCCTGTTAGAGTCAGATGCCACCGCCCCTGCGCAGCACCCAGGACACAACACCCACAACGCAGAGAGCCCCAGGGTGACGGTGGCACAGCTGGACTGGGACATCGTGACGGCCCCTCAGCTCGCTGCCTTCCAGCCAGACGTCGTCATCGCAGCAG ATGTGCTGTACTGCCCAGAAACTGTCCTCTCACTGGTCAGGGTCCTGCAGACACTCTCTGCTTGCCAGAAGGACAGGCAGGCTCCTGACGCCTACATTGCCTTCACCGTCCGCAACCCAGAGACATGCTGGCTGTTCACCACTGAGCTAG GCAAGGCTGGGATCTCATGGGAAGCGGCGCCTCGTCACAACCAGAAGCTATTTCCCTACGAAGAGCACTCAGAGATGGAAATTCTGAAACTCATGCTGTAG
- the EEF2KMT gene encoding protein-lysine N-methyltransferase EEF2KMT isoform X4, with protein sequence MAPEESVEASRLLQSFERRFLAARALRSFPWQSLEEKLRDSGSELLLDILQKTVKHPLCVKHPPSVKYVRCFLSELIRKHEAAHEEPLDELYEALAEILTAEEPTQCHRSYLLPSGDSVTLSESSAIISHGTTGLVTWNAALYLAEWAIENPAAFTHRTVLELGSGAGLTGLAICKMCHPRAYVFSDCHSLVLEQLRGNILLNGLLLESDATAPAQHPGHNTHNAESPRVTVAQLDWDIVTAPQLAAFQPDVVIAAALRSIGTQWPEPEPKQHTPRGGTIPVSLAVRQE encoded by the exons ATGGCGCCGGAGGAGAGCGTGGAAGCCTCGCGCCTGCTGCAGAGTTTCGAGCGCCGCTTCCTGGCGGCCCGCGCGCTtcgctccttcccctggcag AGCCTAGAAGAGAAATTAAGGGACTCCGGTTCTGAGCTGCTGCTGGATATTTTGCAGAAG ACCGTGAAACATCCTCTGTGCGTGAAGCATCCACCGTCTGTGAAGTATGTCCGGTGCTTTCTCTCAGAGCTCATCAGAAAG CACGAAGCTGCTCATGAAGAGCCTTTGGACGAGCTGTACGAGGCGTTGGCAGAGATCCTGACAGCCGAGGAGCCCACTCAGTGCCACAGGAGCTATCTGTTG CCTTCCGGGGACTCAGTCACACTCTCTGAGAGCTCAGCCATCATTTCCCATGgcaccaccggcctggtcacGTGGAATGCCGCACTCTACCTTGCAGAATGGGCCATAGAGAACCCAGCGGCTTTCACTCACAG GACTGTCTTAGAGCTCGGCAGTGGAGCCGGTCTCACAGGCCTGGCCATTTGCAAGATGTGCCATCCTAGAGCATATGTCTTCAGCGACTGTCACAGCCTTGTCCTCGAGCAGCTCCGAGGGAACATCCTTCTAAATGGCCTCCTGTTAGAGTCAGATGCCACCGCCCCTGCGCAGCACCCAGGACACAACACCCACAACGCAGAGAGCCCCAGGGTGACGGTGGCACAGCTGGACTGGGACATCGTGACGGCCCCTCAGCTCGCTGCCTTCCAGCCAGACGTCGTCATCGCAGCAG CCCTGAGATCCATAGGCACACAGTGGCCGGAGCCAGAGCCCAAGCAGCACACCCCAAGAGGTGGCACCATCCCTGTAAGCCTGGCTGTCAGGCAGGAGTGA